CAACTAATCCGCGGATTGGACTTTCTCCAAACCAGTAGCATCACGTTGGAATGACTAGTGTAATCTGAAACCGGTTTGCTTCACTCTTTCGTCAGGTAAGTTGTTCCGGAGCGTGACTGAATCGCCCAGTCAAATTAAGCTTGTTGAAAACAAAATTCCTTCTCATGGATGGCTAGATCTAAATATGCAAAGGCAGCTGGCTGTACAGTGTATACTGTGTCTTCGGGTAGACTTGAAGCATTCAGTTACGTGGCAGTGACGTCGAGATGCTTCCATTTAAAGCCACGTACTTCGTTGATTGAAAGGATGATTTGAAATCGAACGTTGGAGACAAATGTTGCGTAGAAAATTGACTATTCAGTCTTGTCCCGGTGGTTTCGGTGGTTTCCAAATACTGGTTCCCTAGCTTTGAAGCCACAAATCCAGAAATCTCGCGAAAAAGATTGTACTAGGAAGTGCTTAAGAATACGCCCTTAGAATGTCAGCACTCAGAAGTCCTAGGCTCGTCAACTGTTCCAAGCTGACCGTCTCCTAAATCGTGGGTTGCTTTAGGTTGGGGTGACAAGCTCAGCAAGTATATAAAGAGCGAAGTAGGGACTCTCTGTCGACGGTGTAAAAAGGATGTGTTATTCTGGATTGCTGGACACAGTCATATTCTGCCTGGCGAAGTTTCTCGTATTGAGCAACATGATGACTGAAGTGATGTCGTGGAAGCTCATGTGGAGCCTCAAGCTCTCCATATATATCGACAAAGAGTATCTCCCTGTTCTCTTCGGTTGTCTCCTAGGGTGGAGGTATGTAACACACTAGGCAGGACGATTACTGCACAATGCGACTCTTATGATAATGAACAGATAGAGCAACGGATCCTGCCAAAAGGCTAGTGTGCATATTGATGTTTAAGAATAAGCCAAAATGCAGAAATTCAAAGCCACAGGCACATCTCAACAAAGGTCGCACAAAGGAACCGTTACGCTCTGAGTGGCACATACAACCATTATCACTATTGGGACATGATTGTCATTCTAATCACCTTCATCGCGATAATTTCGGTGCCAAAAGAAAGAACCGAAAACAAATGGTAGTGGCATTGCTAGTTCACTGGAATTTGTCACCACAAATTCTCTGCTATTTTCCCGTAGACATTCAGAAATAAAGTAAGTGCCCTGCATAGATGGCCAGGCACTAAATTAAATGAGAAGCTTAGTTGAAGTAAATGGGAATAAGATTTTGCACTGCATATCGGAGAATGTTAAAGCCCAGTTGCTTTGCAAGCGCAGACTCTCTGCATCAAATCGATCAATGATACACCCAGTTTACATCTAAAAGGGTAGATGCTAAGATCAGAAGTCAAAAGGGACGTATTCGTACACAACCCGATAAGAATTGCCACCCATGCCGCGCTCGCTCCGGGAATACCGTAGAAAGACTTGGTCTGGGCCCCGGTTCCACTTTGCGATGTCTGCCTCTGTGGTTCCAGAGGGGAAGCCATCTATTGGCCGAAAAGCAGCAATGGGTCCGATGCGCACCTCCTCTGGGATAAACAGTGCTGTTGGTGTTGTCGATCCCATATCCGCAAGAGCAGAGTACGAGCTTGCGGCAAGTTCGAAGCTAGGAATTGGTCCATCTTTGAGATCCAGTGTACCGGAATTGGGTGAATGATAGGCTACTTTTTTTGCCATTGCGTACGATTCTTCTAGCTCCATTATCGTTTCGCCTACGGCTGCCCACATTGAGCATTGGTAAAACCCTTGCACCAAGGGCGCTTGACGAAGTAGAGCCAGGGCCGCACGTCGGGTACGCGGTTCACGGCAGCGAAGACTGGTGAACCAAAGCGGAAGACCAACGTTAAGGTCAAATGTAAATGGTGGTTGGGTGCCGTCTGATCGCACCGAGGCTTTCGGTGCAATGGCAGACTGTTCAACAATGTTTTGGAAGTTTGGTAGGTAAGCGTCGAATTGCATCAGTGACAACGATGTGCAGGTCTCGAGCATGATATACAACATTTCATGATAACTCAACAGAAGGGCACTAGTACCGATCTGTTGCAACGATAAGATGTCTTTGGCGCAAAGAACTGTCATCAATTTATGAAAGGCAATATGCCAGTTCCTTAGCCTAGCCACTAGACTGAATCGCCTAGTATTGAATTCATCGGGCATATGGTAAACATGACCCTGGGGTGATTCTTTGGTACAAGCGGTTTCAAAGAGCGGGATCTCTATAGCTAAGAGCACGATCGCCTCACGAGCAGACTTGAGTGAGTCAAACTGTTGCGTCAAGGCATATTCAGTGTCTTGTAGTAAATCAGTCACAGGAGTCCCACCAACGGTGAGAGCGAATGTGCCCAAACGGATAAAGATTGGGATAATTGTATCCTCCAATAACGAAGCTTTACCCGCGGCCAGAGATGTTATTTGGGAACGCAAAGCGTTTATGAGCTGCACGCCTTGACAATAAAGCTGCACTGCCCCGTCTGCATTTCCCTGGATGGCCTCAATGCAGATGAAAAGCACACAACTAATCAGTCCCACAAAGACGTCTACGCTACCCTGCTCGATGCGCTGGCGAACAGCAGAGACCGAACGCGAGTACCAACCCAAGGCGTCTTGATGGCTTTTAGTGAGAGAGATATTGTCATCATAGCGTTGTAACACATGATCCGGGCATTTTTGGGGACGCTCAAATAGCGCACTGATAGTGATGATGGCATCCCAGACAGCTGGTTCATAGCGGCAAACCTGCGGGACAACAGTGCGCCAGAAATAAACATCCAATCCACCACCAATAGAAGAGGCAGCACATTCAAAATAGTAGGCAAACGCACGGCGCTCTTGCCACACCGTGTTAGAATTTGGTGATAAAGACAATGGATTGGCGATGACTGAGATTCTGGAAGATTGTACCTCTTCGAAATCGCACCTGCGACCTGTACTGGTACATCGAACACAGCAAGGCTTTTCTTCCCCGCACTTGACTCGTCGAATTCTACCACACGCTCAATGTCAAATTCTGTCTATAAAAGAGATTGGAGTTGGAAGCAATCACCTACTTGCAAGTTCTGCATCCTAGCCTTGACCTCGGGAGGACTCTTGAGCGACGCTTTGAATCGTCCAACCGAGCAGACATGTTGATAGCATTGTATATTGGGCTTGCACCCAGAGACCTCAGCGGGGAGAACACAAGATCATCAAGAGGTGGGATGAAGCCCTGGAGTCCGCCCGGTCTTATCGGCCGCCGTGCCTGATAAGTAAGCACCTGATTAGTCAGCGAGTGTACAGCGAGtgtcaggccgaaacctgacccaccctcagcgagtcagcttcccctccagagatcctagcctgatgccttccagatggaccactttactgatTCCCGACTGAAGGGAAaatccaaaggacttgaagcaaactgatgggtgaaagagataaactgaactcctaggatggatttcttctcttgggaaactaataaaacatgaagggtaGGAATatatagtcctggcccgacggcaatactgaccgcctccgggaggcggtcatttaactccgtcctaattgctatttcatacatgatgatgagaaggactattccccctTTAGGAAACATCGTCGAACTCGACGATTGCCATTTAATCAGAAAACTCATCCTCCGGATTGACTTTCTCGGCGTCGGGTCGTGCCTGGAATTCTCGGGCGATCGCTTCTTTCTGATATTCATTGTAGGCCTCCGATCCTTCATCCATGTACTCTTGATGAACCTGCATCCATCTAGTAGACATTGCGTTCAGAGCTTCATCGGTGTCGATTCTTTTCTGATCCTTTGACGTTGGCTCTGACCGGATCACTCCAAACCCTTCCCCATTATCCAGACGCCGATGATATTCCTCCTGAAGAGCCTGTCTTTCTGACTCATCTAGGCGAAATGCTGATGAACCTTCCATCAAGCGAAGCTTGTAATGAAGGTCGAAGAAATCTAACCTCATTACCCGTTCCTGGGCACGTTTTCTCTCTTGCTCCGGTGAGCTAGATAGAAGTCTAGATCGACGAACTTTCTTCGGAGGTGAACGCCTTGGGGAAGGTTCCGAATGATCTAACAGTATGATAACTGGAGGATCTGTAGGAGTGGAAGTTGGGAGTGACGATGGAGTTTGATTTCGGCTATCTTTGGGCCCAGTTTGCCTCGTCGGAGATACATGTTCATTGGAATCTGTCGGATAGAAGGACGAATGCCATCCTTGTTCCCTTCGAACCCAACAGCCTCCAACGATGACTCGAAAACACGAACTTTCTTTTCTGCGAGATACACAGGCCCGAAAATCACTCTAGGGAAATGTTTCTCATGGAGAAAAGTGAACTGAGCGTCAAAATCAACAGCGGATCCTATATAATCATCCACGAATGGGCTAAAACTGGCATCTCCATAATCACCAATAATTGTCTCCTCGCGATCCACTTCTCTATGATCTGGATCTTCCGCCCTCGGGAGAGGTCCGAAAACCATATCAGTGAACTGTGCGTATATATGCATGGCATTCTTTAACCCCATACCCATTCGACGGTAGGCGTATTGTCCGTGTGGTGTGATCACTGCAGCTTTGTATTCATCACCTGGTTTGATCGGTACTGCCCAGTATCCGCAGGAGGCATCAGCAGTGAAAAAGGTAGTGAACTTGGCCTTCAGAACCACATCAACTACTTCATCCAGACTATGCACCGGATACGAACACCCGATCGACCAGTTATTGATTGGGATGAAATTGTGCACAATTCGGAGATCCCCTGGATTCTTTTTTGGGACGAATTTCGTTTGTGCACCCCACTACGGCGCCATCCTATATAGGATTCCCCATGTCCGGGAAAGCTTTGGCAGCGAACTCTCTTTCCCGTTGTGAGTAACGTTTCATTTTCGCTTTAACAGGTTTCGCTCCAGGTGCCAGATCAATAGAATGTTCGATGAGATCGGTGGCTTTGATGTCTCTCACCGACCGGACGAAGCAATCACGCCATGTATACAGCAATCGCTTAACGGCATCTCGTCGTTGCGGAGTATCAGCCATATCCCCAATAGTCAGTTCCGTCTGATTAAACCAATCATTGATGATACTTTGGTTCTCATCACTTAGTCCTCGTCGTTGCGGTCGCCGATTTATAGGGAATCTCCCGACTTCGTTCATCCTAAAAGGTGTCCGCGTCTTATCTGCGTCTCCGACCATCATCGTGATTCCGTCCCGCCAATTTCTAGGTCGACGGAAAGGCTTCTCGCAGTGAGATAGCCAGAGTCGCTCTGCCTTCTTGACATCTCCTTGCGCAATTCCTAACACCTCATGACGATGATGTGGATAACAATAATCTGCTTGATTCACCTAATATAGGATAGCTGCATTTATGATATCTGCTGCACTGCCCGGGGTTGGCTATATAATGCATTCGACGTCCTCATCGCCGTCGTCGGCGGGAATAAATTCGAGATGTTCTGTCCAATGGACTCTTTTTATATTTTTCGGGGGTTTCTCTTCTCCGTTGTAACAATGATAGATGACTGGTTGTTGATTCTCTTGCAGTTCTGATTCACCCGCCCATTGTTGAACGGGGAAATCCCCTCGGATTGTTCGAACGACTGCCCCATCCGATCGAGGGTGGTCATCTGGGTCGTTTAGAAACCCTCCTGGCTCAGTATCGTCGATCACTCGTTGAAGGATGTCATCCACTCCCTCTTCATCAATGCAGATCACTGGCAGTTCGTCAAGACATTCTATTGGAGCCATCGCCGTCTCCAATGTCACTGGGATCCCATTTGAACCTTGAATTGTTACTTGTCCCTCGCCATAGTCCACTGCGTGTCGGACTCGCCTCATCCATCGAACCCCAAGAAGCAGATCATATGTGTTCGCATTGATGATGTAGGACTTCACAAAGGCTCTCACACCAGACACATTCACCGGTAGATGCATATAACGTTTTAGCACCGTGGTATGGTTGTCTGCTAGACTGATTTCCTTCCCATTATCCACATAGGTGCATGCACTGATCTGACTTGCCATTCTCTCGGAGATCAGCTCCACTAGCGATCCACCGTCTAGCAGCGTTCGAAGTATCTTTTTATCCCCGATCCATGCTTCCACAAACATTGGTGACGAACGTCCGTCATCCTCCAAGGCTTCAGAAGTAACCGCTGGAGCGCAGATCATCAATTGGTTAGTTCGGTCGCGTCCTTCATATACCTTGTCGGATACAAAGCTAACGGGATCGCGGATTTTAACACGTCGGACTCTGAATCGTGGGGTGGCATCTTGTAGGAACCAGGCAAATTCCTTCCGAGTTGCTTCTGAGCGATCAAGTAACTGGGCAAGAGGAATCGTCACATATGTCTCTCGTAGCACTTTGGCGATCGAGAACCGTTCCCCAGAACCAATCACTCGGATCGGTCCGGGCACCTTAGGGGGTTCCGCTCCGACTTGAACCTTCTCCCTTCGATACGTCTCTGTGACCGTTTCATGGGATGGATGATTGCCAGTGGGGTCAATCGTTTGTTCGTGTGTCTGATATTCTCTCGGACTACTCGAAGGTCCAGGTGTGGCACTCCGTCGCATAGTGGATGGGGTGTCATTGATTCTGGTCCCTGGTTGAAAGACATCTACTGGTCGCACAACCTGAGAAGCTTGTTCCTCGGTAAGTCGCTGGACTCCTCGACTTATCTCTGATGTCCCCAACGAACGTGTTTCTCGAATCCTCTGACCAACACCGGACTCTTGTATGTGGCCCCGTTGTGGTTGCTTCCCCCTCTGATTCTTCTATAAGGATTGGTTCGCTGCCATTACTGGTTCAGGATCCACGGTCAACACACACATAAcagaagacgaggaagatcCCTCCTGGGAGACATTCTCCACTCGCTCTCCCGGGGATATAATTCGGTTGGGTAGGACTGCATTCGCTGCCACCGTTTGGTTCGTTTTTATTTGAGGACAAGCGTTGGAGTAATGACCCCTTTCGTTGCAGTTCCAACATTCGGCCTGACTGAGATCTTGGTGGTTCCAGAGGGGGGCTTTCTGACGCTGCCAGAAGGGTTcctttgtgttttttttaaatcaaaCAGAGATCCGGTTGATGGACGATCAGCCATCCTCATCGAGTGGGAGTCCATCAAAGACGAAACTCGATTCTGGGACAATCTGGAAGCTAGTCGAAGCAATCGGTGCTAATCCAGAgtcatcatctctctctgaCCGTGAACACCTAGCGGCTGCTAGGCAAGCGCTACAAAGGTCAATCATCACAGAAGCTCCTTCCCATGGAGGGCTAGCCGAGTCAGCACAACACCGGGTTAGTCCCAAGAGGAAGGCGAGGATCGTTCCTCCCAATTTCCCCTCAATAGAATACTATCAATGAGAACATACCTCAAATCATCTAAAAGTCCACTCGTATCCATCTGACGAATCTGAGAACGAGGATCGAGTCATGCCGACGTTTCCGGGTGAAGACCTTTAAGGGTCTTCAAGACGGCTTCGAAGATCCAGTGGATTTCATCGAAGACATCGTAACAGCTGTGGAGAGAGATTACGCCCGTGAGACTGCAACACTGAAAGCAGCTAGGAAACAATCCAACGGGAGCGATGATGCAGCGAATGCCATCCAGGAGAGAATCCTGCAAGATAAGAAAGATCGAGACTGCCGTCTACTCTTCCGTCAGAATGTCAGTGGTAAGGCTGATACATGGTATAACCATCTCAACTGGGACACTCGCCAGGACTGGACGAAGCTTCGAGCTTGTTGTCTTGAAAGATATCGTCTTCCAGAGGAAGATCCGGTGGCAAAAATCTCACGAATGGAAACTCAATACGACGGAATGAAACAGGCTCGTGATGAAACTATCACTGAATACCTAGAACGAGCGGATGATTTCCACGCTCAGTATGGGCCCGAGAAAGCACATCTCGGGGTGAAAGTGGTACAAGGGCTGAAGGATATTCATAAGCGTGATGTGGTCCTATTCCACTTCCGTCAGAAAAATGAGATGGGATATATCGCGGCTCGGAAACTGATTGTGGACGCCTTCTCTGGGGTTGATAACCCATTTATCAGAGACGAACCTGTGCAGAAGAAAGAATTGTCGTTCGAAGATGTGATCCGAGACACGATGCCGGAAGTGGTGAAAGGGTTAAAACATCTAATGCTTGAAAGGACACAAACCCAGCAGACTCAACAAAGGTCAAGCTCCGGGGCATCATTCGGGCGTGGAAAAGAAACCGCCCAAGGGGAAGGTCGGGGACCACGGCGTCCCTTAGATCTCAGTCAGGCCGAATGTTGGAACTGCAACGAAAGGGGTCATTACTCCAACGCTTGTCCTCAAATAAAAACGAACCAAACGGTGGCAGCGAATGCAGTCCTACCCAACCGAATTATATCCCCGGGAGAGCGAGTGGAGAATGTCTCCCAGGAGGgatcttcctcgtcttctgTTATGTGTGTGTTGACCGTGGATCCTGAACCAGTAATGGCAGCGAACCAATCCTTATAGAAGAATCAGAGGGGGAAGCAACCACAACGGGGCCACATACAAGAGTCCGGTGTTGGTCAGAGGATTCGAGAAACACGTTCGTTGGGGACATCAGAGATAAGTCGAGGAGTCCAGCGACTTACCGAGGAACAAGCTTCTCAGGTTGTGCGACCAGTAGATGTCTTTCAACCAGGGACCAGAATCAATGACACCCCATCCACTATGCGACGGAGTGCCACACCTGGACCTTCGAGTAGTCCGAGAGAATATCAGACACACGAACAAACGATTGACCCCACTGGCAATCATCCATCCCATGAAACGGTCACAGAGACGTATCGAAGGGAGAAGGTTCAAGTCGGAGCGGAACCCCCTAAGGTGCCCGGACCGATCCGAGTGATTGGTTCTGGGGAACGGTTCTCGATCGCCAAAGTGCTACGAGAGACATATGTGACGATTCCTCTTGCCCAGTTACTTGATCGCTCAGAAGCAACTCGGAAGGAATTTGCCTGGTTCCTACAAGATGCCACCCCACGATTCAGAGTCCGACGTGTTAAAATCCGCGATCCCGTTAGCTTTGTATCCGACAAGGTATATGAAGGACGCGACCGAACTAACCAATTGATGATCTGCGCTCCAGCGGTTACTTCTGAAGCCTTGGAGGATGACGGACGTTCGTCACCAATGTTTGTGGAAGCATGGATCGGGGATAAAAAGATACTTCGAACGCTGCTAGACGGTGGATCGCTAGTGGAGCTGATCTCCGAGAGAATGGCAAGTCAGATCAGTGCATGCACCTATGTGGATAATGGGAAGGAAATCAGTCTAGCAGACAACCATACCACGGTGCTAAAACGTTATATGCATCTACCGGTGAATGTGTCTGGTGTGAGAGCCTTTGTGAAGTCCTACATCATCAATGCGAACACATATGATCTGCTTCTTGGGGTTCGATGGATGAGGCGAGTCCGACACGCAGTGGACTATGGCGAGGGACAAGTAACAATTCAAGGTTCAAATGGGATCCCAGTGACATTGGAGACGGCGATGGCTCCAATAGAATGTCTTGACGAACTGCCAGTGATCTGCATTGATGAAGAGGGAGTGGATGACATCCTTCAACGAGTGATCGACGATACTGAGCCAGGAGGGTTTCTAAACGACCCAGATGACCACCCTCGATCGGATGGGGCAGTCGTTCGAACAATCCGAGGGGATTTCCCCGTTCAACAATGGGCGGGTGAATCAGAACTGCAAGAGAATCAACAACCAGTCATCTATCATTGTTACAACGGAGAAGAGAAACCCCCGAAAAATATAAAAAGAGTCCATTGGACAGAACATCTCGAATTTATTCCCGCCGACGACGGCGATGAGGACGTCGAATGCATTATATAGCCAACCCCGGGCAGTGCAGCAGATATCATAAATGCAGCTATCCTATATTAGGTGAATCAAGCAGATTATTGTTATCCACATCATCGTCATGAGGTGTTAGGAATTGCGCAAGGAGATGTCAAGAAGGCAGAGCGACTCTGGCTATCTCACTGCGAGAAGCCTTTCCGTCGACCTAGAAATTGGCGGGACGGAATCACGATGATGGTCGGAGACGCAGATAAGACGCGGACACCTTTTAGGATGAACGAAGTCGGGAGATTCCCTATAAATCGGCGACCGCAACGACGAGGACTAAGTGATGAGAACCAAAGTATCATCAATGATTGGTTTAATCAGACGGAACTGACTATTGGGGATATGGCTGATACTCCGCAACGACGAGATGCCGTTAAGCGATTGCTGTATACATGGCGTGATTGCTTCGTCCGGTCGGTGAGAGACATCAAAGCCACCGATCTCATCGAACATTCTATTGATCTGGCACCTGGAGCGAAACCTGTTAAAGCGAAAATGAAACGTTACTCACAACGGGAAAGAGAGTTCGCTGCCAAAGCTTTCCCGGACATGGGGAATCCTATATAGGATGGCGCCGTAGTGGGGTGCACAAACGAAATTCGTCCCAAAAAAGAATCCAGGGGATCTCCGAATTGTGCACAATTTCATCCCAATCAATAACTGGTCGATCGGGTGTTCGTATCCGGTGCATAGTCTGGATGAAGTAGTTGATGTGGTTCTGAAGGCCAAGTTCACTACCTTTTTCACTGCTGATGCCTCCTGCGGATACTGGGCAGTACCGATCAAACCAGGTGATGAATACAAAGCTGCAGTGATCACACCACACGGACAATACGCCTACCGTCGAATGGGTATGGGGTTAAAGAATGCCATGCATATATACGCACAGTTCACTGATATGGTTTTCGGACCTCTCCCGAGGGCGGAAGATCCAGATCATAGAGAAGTGGATCGCGAGGAGACAATTATTGGTGATTATGGAGATGCCAGTTTTAGCCCATTCGTGGATGA
Above is a genomic segment from Penicillium digitatum chromosome 3, complete sequence containing:
- a CDS encoding Zinc finger, CCHC-type; the protein is MRRSATPGPSSSPREYQTHEQTIDPTGNHPSHETVTETYRREKVQVGAEPPKVPGPIRVIGSGERFSIAKVLRETYVTIPLAQLLDRSEATRKEFAWFLQDATPRFRVRRVKIRDPVSFVSDKVYEGRDRTNQLMICAPAVTSEALEDDGRSSPMFVEAWIGDKKILRTLLDGGSLVELISERMASQISACTYVDNGKEISLADNHTTVLKRYMHLPVNVSGVRAFVKSYIINANTYDLLLGVRWMRRVRHAVDYGEGQVTIQGSNGIPVTLETAMAPIECLDELPVICIDEEGVDDILQRVIDDTEPGGFLNDPDDHPRSDGAVVRTIRGDFPVQQWAGESELQENQQPVIYHCYNGEEKPPKNIKRVHWTEHLEFIPADDGDEDVECII
- a CDS encoding Fungal transcriptional regulatory protein, N-terminal; amino-acid sequence: MYEIAIRTELNDRLPEAARISGGEADSLRVLTYQARRPIRPGGLQGFIPPLDDLVFSPLRSLGASPIYNAINMSARLDDSKRRSRVLPRSRLGCRTCKIRRVKSQVRFRRERRAFAYYFECAASSIGGGLDVYFWRTVVPQVCRYEPAVWDAIITISALFERPQKCPDHVLQRYDDNISLTKSHQDALGWYSRSVSAVRQRIEQGSVDVFVGLISCVLFICIEAIQGNADGAVQLYCQGVQLINALRSQITSLAAGKASLLEDTIIPIFIRLGTFALTVGGTPVTDLLQDTEYALTQQFDSLKSAREAIVLLAIEIPLFETACTKESPQGHVYHMPDEFNTRRFSLVARLRNWHIAFHKLMTVLCAKDILSLQQIGTSALLLSYHEMLYIMLETCTSLSLMQFDAYLPNFQNIVEQSAIAPKASVRSDGTQPPFTFDLNVGLPLWFTSLRCREPRTRRAALALLRQAPLVQGFYQCSMWAAVGETIMELEESYAMAKKVAYHSPNSGTLDLKDGPIPSFELAASSYSALADMGSTTPTALFIPEEVRIGPIAAFRPIDGFPSGTTEADIAKWNRGPDQVFLRYSRSERGMGGNSYRVVYEYVPFDF